The following are encoded together in the Argopecten irradians isolate NY chromosome 5, Ai_NY, whole genome shotgun sequence genome:
- the LOC138322614 gene encoding protein NDNF-like isoform X1 has protein sequence MVLRSLSNAIHDYSRFTMVRPFDPSNGCCTGLLTELILLIVILLHVRRGVASEWPIPDVFYDTKVIPEDHEVTAYLFKNEIESVFFLPDDETPVSISVIPCASALEWNVTYSTYNKSEQGGRPYYNYTGAGKHTFTLHGKLIFKLSLRALTSDTRVHFFATKQSNSAAYPALPRDYKVEGAEVQRRRISVSWKASPEETPYDNIITYCVAISRGRSYPTHCSLNAHLYGDSYMKPPVGAGFGFAKEKKRFREMERRARPVKAAKRGQIVYKCIGSRTNYIYTRAKPNTKYFIDVYVINNNTNRTSAYTGLELKTMKGKKVKSLKYNKLNKVTLSRPKQKEVLKFKLTSFTSKVFLAIHACRGKVKFQVMRRGKTIVNTRVRNIKKMTLRDLEPDDYLVKITNSRKGRRNVRVFISNSSQVFQQYPDLPNDTRVHVFEEQTTCNNVTIAWVEEGQRQTYCIYKKEIPVSPKKKRRRSKDSCKTSIVKSSEKIICKKFSRKHRVGKKGVTTYEITGLKPDTAYQFDILVSRRKRNSLPYQSVVTQTSSEC, from the exons GTTCACCATGGTACGACCGTTCGACCCCTCAAATGGCTGCTGTACCGGACTACTCACCGAACTCATTCTGCTCATTGTGATCCTACTGCACGTGCGAAGGGGCGTAGCCTCTGAGTGGCCCATACCCGACGTTTTTTATGATACCAAGGTGATACCAGAGGACCACGAAGTCACCGCCTATTTATTTAAAAACGAGATAGAAAG TGTGTTTTTCCTGCCGGACGATGAAACTCCTGTGAGTATTAGTGTGATACCGTGTGCTTCAGCATTAGAATGGAACGTCACATATTCAACTTACAACAAAAGTG aacaAGGCGGGCGTCCTTACTACAATTACACTGGAGCAGGGAAGCATACGTTCACGCTGCATGGAAAGTTAATCTTCAAGCTATCCCTCAGAGCCCTAACCAGTGACACAAGGGTCCATTTCTTTGCAACGAAACAATCCAATTCTGCTGCCTACCCGGCACTTCCCAGGGACTACAAAGTAGAGGGGGCGGAGGTGCAGCGTAGACGGATATCGGTGTCGTGGAAGGCGAGTCCGGAGGAGACTCCCTACGACAATATCATCACATACTGTGTGGCCATTAGTAGGGGTAGGTCCTACCCTACTCACTGCTCCCTCAACGCTCATTTATATGGAGACAGTTATATGAAACCGCCTGTAGGCGCGGGATTCGGATTCGCAAAGGAGAAAAAGAGATTCCGTGAGATGGAAAGGAGAGCGAGACCTGTGAAGGCCGCGAAACGGGGTCAGAtagtatataaatgtataggaAGTCGTACGAATTATATTTATACACGGGCAAAGCCCAATACTAAGTACTTTATTGATGTTTATGTCATCAATAACAATACTAATCGCACTAGTGCATATACTGGATTGGAGTTGAAGACAATGAAAGGGAAAAAAGTGAAAAGTCTCAAATATAACAAGCTTAATAAAGTAACGTTAAGTCGACCCAAACAAAAGGAAGTTCTCAAGTTTAAATTGACATCTTTTACAAGCAAAGTGTTTCTTGCCATACATGCTTGTAGAGGAAAGGTCAAATTCCAAGTGATGCGGAGGGGAAAAACAATAGTGAACACTCGAGTAAGGAATATAAAGAAAATGACTTTACGGGACCTAGAGCCGGATGATTATCTTGTGAAAATAACTAATTCACGGAAAGGAAGGCGTAATGTACGAGTGTTTATAAGCAATAGTAGTCAAGTGTTTCAACAGTACCCAGACCTACCTAATGACACACGGGTACATGTGTTCGAAGAACAAACCACTTGTAACAATGTGACGATCGCCTGGGTAGAGGAAGGCCAGCGTCAAACGTACTGTATTTACAAGAAAGAAATACCAGTAAGCCCCAAAAAGAAGAGGCGGCGAAGTAAAGATTCTTGTAAAACATCAATTGTAAAAAgtagtgaaaaaataatatgtaaaaaattTAGTAGAAAACATAGGGTTGGTAAGAAAGGTGTTACAACCTATGAAATAACTGGCTTAAAGCCGGATACAGCCTATCAATTTGACATTCTTGTTAGTCGGCGGAAAAGGAATTCATTGCCGTACCAAAGTGTTGTTACTCAGACAAGTAGTGAGTGTTGA
- the LOC138322614 gene encoding protein NDNF-like isoform X2 translates to MPTDCLRFTMVRPFDPSNGCCTGLLTELILLIVILLHVRRGVASEWPIPDVFYDTKVIPEDHEVTAYLFKNEIESVFFLPDDETPVSISVIPCASALEWNVTYSTYNKSEQGGRPYYNYTGAGKHTFTLHGKLIFKLSLRALTSDTRVHFFATKQSNSAAYPALPRDYKVEGAEVQRRRISVSWKASPEETPYDNIITYCVAISRGRSYPTHCSLNAHLYGDSYMKPPVGAGFGFAKEKKRFREMERRARPVKAAKRGQIVYKCIGSRTNYIYTRAKPNTKYFIDVYVINNNTNRTSAYTGLELKTMKGKKVKSLKYNKLNKVTLSRPKQKEVLKFKLTSFTSKVFLAIHACRGKVKFQVMRRGKTIVNTRVRNIKKMTLRDLEPDDYLVKITNSRKGRRNVRVFISNSSQVFQQYPDLPNDTRVHVFEEQTTCNNVTIAWVEEGQRQTYCIYKKEIPVSPKKKRRRSKDSCKTSIVKSSEKIICKKFSRKHRVGKKGVTTYEITGLKPDTAYQFDILVSRRKRNSLPYQSVVTQTSSEC, encoded by the exons GTTCACCATGGTACGACCGTTCGACCCCTCAAATGGCTGCTGTACCGGACTACTCACCGAACTCATTCTGCTCATTGTGATCCTACTGCACGTGCGAAGGGGCGTAGCCTCTGAGTGGCCCATACCCGACGTTTTTTATGATACCAAGGTGATACCAGAGGACCACGAAGTCACCGCCTATTTATTTAAAAACGAGATAGAAAG TGTGTTTTTCCTGCCGGACGATGAAACTCCTGTGAGTATTAGTGTGATACCGTGTGCTTCAGCATTAGAATGGAACGTCACATATTCAACTTACAACAAAAGTG aacaAGGCGGGCGTCCTTACTACAATTACACTGGAGCAGGGAAGCATACGTTCACGCTGCATGGAAAGTTAATCTTCAAGCTATCCCTCAGAGCCCTAACCAGTGACACAAGGGTCCATTTCTTTGCAACGAAACAATCCAATTCTGCTGCCTACCCGGCACTTCCCAGGGACTACAAAGTAGAGGGGGCGGAGGTGCAGCGTAGACGGATATCGGTGTCGTGGAAGGCGAGTCCGGAGGAGACTCCCTACGACAATATCATCACATACTGTGTGGCCATTAGTAGGGGTAGGTCCTACCCTACTCACTGCTCCCTCAACGCTCATTTATATGGAGACAGTTATATGAAACCGCCTGTAGGCGCGGGATTCGGATTCGCAAAGGAGAAAAAGAGATTCCGTGAGATGGAAAGGAGAGCGAGACCTGTGAAGGCCGCGAAACGGGGTCAGAtagtatataaatgtataggaAGTCGTACGAATTATATTTATACACGGGCAAAGCCCAATACTAAGTACTTTATTGATGTTTATGTCATCAATAACAATACTAATCGCACTAGTGCATATACTGGATTGGAGTTGAAGACAATGAAAGGGAAAAAAGTGAAAAGTCTCAAATATAACAAGCTTAATAAAGTAACGTTAAGTCGACCCAAACAAAAGGAAGTTCTCAAGTTTAAATTGACATCTTTTACAAGCAAAGTGTTTCTTGCCATACATGCTTGTAGAGGAAAGGTCAAATTCCAAGTGATGCGGAGGGGAAAAACAATAGTGAACACTCGAGTAAGGAATATAAAGAAAATGACTTTACGGGACCTAGAGCCGGATGATTATCTTGTGAAAATAACTAATTCACGGAAAGGAAGGCGTAATGTACGAGTGTTTATAAGCAATAGTAGTCAAGTGTTTCAACAGTACCCAGACCTACCTAATGACACACGGGTACATGTGTTCGAAGAACAAACCACTTGTAACAATGTGACGATCGCCTGGGTAGAGGAAGGCCAGCGTCAAACGTACTGTATTTACAAGAAAGAAATACCAGTAAGCCCCAAAAAGAAGAGGCGGCGAAGTAAAGATTCTTGTAAAACATCAATTGTAAAAAgtagtgaaaaaataatatgtaaaaaattTAGTAGAAAACATAGGGTTGGTAAGAAAGGTGTTACAACCTATGAAATAACTGGCTTAAAGCCGGATACAGCCTATCAATTTGACATTCTTGTTAGTCGGCGGAAAAGGAATTCATTGCCGTACCAAAGTGTTGTTACTCAGACAAGTAGTGAGTGTTGA
- the LOC138322614 gene encoding protein NDNF-like isoform X3, whose translation MVRPFDPSNGCCTGLLTELILLIVILLHVRRGVASEWPIPDVFYDTKVIPEDHEVTAYLFKNEIESVFFLPDDETPVSISVIPCASALEWNVTYSTYNKSEQGGRPYYNYTGAGKHTFTLHGKLIFKLSLRALTSDTRVHFFATKQSNSAAYPALPRDYKVEGAEVQRRRISVSWKASPEETPYDNIITYCVAISRGRSYPTHCSLNAHLYGDSYMKPPVGAGFGFAKEKKRFREMERRARPVKAAKRGQIVYKCIGSRTNYIYTRAKPNTKYFIDVYVINNNTNRTSAYTGLELKTMKGKKVKSLKYNKLNKVTLSRPKQKEVLKFKLTSFTSKVFLAIHACRGKVKFQVMRRGKTIVNTRVRNIKKMTLRDLEPDDYLVKITNSRKGRRNVRVFISNSSQVFQQYPDLPNDTRVHVFEEQTTCNNVTIAWVEEGQRQTYCIYKKEIPVSPKKKRRRSKDSCKTSIVKSSEKIICKKFSRKHRVGKKGVTTYEITGLKPDTAYQFDILVSRRKRNSLPYQSVVTQTSSEC comes from the exons ATGGTACGACCGTTCGACCCCTCAAATGGCTGCTGTACCGGACTACTCACCGAACTCATTCTGCTCATTGTGATCCTACTGCACGTGCGAAGGGGCGTAGCCTCTGAGTGGCCCATACCCGACGTTTTTTATGATACCAAGGTGATACCAGAGGACCACGAAGTCACCGCCTATTTATTTAAAAACGAGATAGAAAG TGTGTTTTTCCTGCCGGACGATGAAACTCCTGTGAGTATTAGTGTGATACCGTGTGCTTCAGCATTAGAATGGAACGTCACATATTCAACTTACAACAAAAGTG aacaAGGCGGGCGTCCTTACTACAATTACACTGGAGCAGGGAAGCATACGTTCACGCTGCATGGAAAGTTAATCTTCAAGCTATCCCTCAGAGCCCTAACCAGTGACACAAGGGTCCATTTCTTTGCAACGAAACAATCCAATTCTGCTGCCTACCCGGCACTTCCCAGGGACTACAAAGTAGAGGGGGCGGAGGTGCAGCGTAGACGGATATCGGTGTCGTGGAAGGCGAGTCCGGAGGAGACTCCCTACGACAATATCATCACATACTGTGTGGCCATTAGTAGGGGTAGGTCCTACCCTACTCACTGCTCCCTCAACGCTCATTTATATGGAGACAGTTATATGAAACCGCCTGTAGGCGCGGGATTCGGATTCGCAAAGGAGAAAAAGAGATTCCGTGAGATGGAAAGGAGAGCGAGACCTGTGAAGGCCGCGAAACGGGGTCAGAtagtatataaatgtataggaAGTCGTACGAATTATATTTATACACGGGCAAAGCCCAATACTAAGTACTTTATTGATGTTTATGTCATCAATAACAATACTAATCGCACTAGTGCATATACTGGATTGGAGTTGAAGACAATGAAAGGGAAAAAAGTGAAAAGTCTCAAATATAACAAGCTTAATAAAGTAACGTTAAGTCGACCCAAACAAAAGGAAGTTCTCAAGTTTAAATTGACATCTTTTACAAGCAAAGTGTTTCTTGCCATACATGCTTGTAGAGGAAAGGTCAAATTCCAAGTGATGCGGAGGGGAAAAACAATAGTGAACACTCGAGTAAGGAATATAAAGAAAATGACTTTACGGGACCTAGAGCCGGATGATTATCTTGTGAAAATAACTAATTCACGGAAAGGAAGGCGTAATGTACGAGTGTTTATAAGCAATAGTAGTCAAGTGTTTCAACAGTACCCAGACCTACCTAATGACACACGGGTACATGTGTTCGAAGAACAAACCACTTGTAACAATGTGACGATCGCCTGGGTAGAGGAAGGCCAGCGTCAAACGTACTGTATTTACAAGAAAGAAATACCAGTAAGCCCCAAAAAGAAGAGGCGGCGAAGTAAAGATTCTTGTAAAACATCAATTGTAAAAAgtagtgaaaaaataatatgtaaaaaattTAGTAGAAAACATAGGGTTGGTAAGAAAGGTGTTACAACCTATGAAATAACTGGCTTAAAGCCGGATACAGCCTATCAATTTGACATTCTTGTTAGTCGGCGGAAAAGGAATTCATTGCCGTACCAAAGTGTTGTTACTCAGACAAGTAGTGAGTGTTGA